A DNA window from Bradyrhizobium barranii subsp. barranii contains the following coding sequences:
- a CDS encoding gluconokinase, translating to MAGVEAPCALIVMGVSGSGKSTVAEALGQRLGWRFEDGDSFHPASNVEKMRAGHPLTDEDRWPWLNAIADEIARVCDKGEHVIIACSALKHTYRDVLLRGRDDVRFVFLRGTRELIAARLAQRKGHFMPPGLLTSQFTTLEPPEAGEHVVTVSIDESVEAIVDGVVRQLKLSGAKR from the coding sequence GTGGCGGGCGTTGAAGCACCTTGTGCGTTGATCGTGATGGGCGTGTCGGGTTCAGGCAAGAGTACGGTTGCGGAGGCGCTCGGGCAGCGGCTCGGCTGGCGTTTCGAGGACGGCGACAGCTTTCACCCCGCCAGCAATGTCGAGAAGATGCGGGCGGGCCATCCCCTCACCGACGAGGACCGCTGGCCCTGGCTCAACGCCATTGCCGACGAGATCGCCCGGGTTTGCGACAAGGGCGAGCACGTGATCATCGCCTGCTCGGCGCTGAAGCACACCTATCGCGACGTGCTGCTGCGCGGACGCGACGACGTCCGCTTCGTCTTCCTGAGGGGCACCAGGGAGCTGATCGCCGCCCGCCTCGCGCAACGCAAGGGCCATTTCATGCCGCCCGGACTGCTGACGAGCCAATTCACGACGCTGGAGCCGCCCGAGGCTGGCGAGCACGTTGTCACCGTCTCGATCGACGAATCCGTCGAGGCGATCGTGGACGGCGTGGTCCGGCAATTGAAGCTGAGCGGGGCGAAACGCTGA
- the malQ gene encoding 4-alpha-glucanotransferase — protein sequence MDLLAQARIKGVQSEFVDALGKLRVTDPVALKSILEALPEKRVYRFVGGPVVVRALGHPRTELRTIGAPPLQWTLRANGNVIAQGETHEPVIAWPAGLPLGYHRLTLTDAKGVAEEVPMIVAPERAFGGDFARGWLLAVQLYSVRSDRNWGIGDFTDLADLVRLARQLGADGVGLNPLHVLFDNHPADCSPYSPNSRLFLNPLYIDVEAIPEFSADLVPDAAATAARLREGDRVPYADMAALKWLGLRAAYNSFVTSASEARRKEFDAFRADRAPLLSRFACFEVLRHRFSGPWWEWPQEWQQPDEAKCAELRNGPDKREVEFVEFVQWTADSQLHAAKELAGLLGMRVGLYLDVAVGVQSNGFDAWNEQMAISRHLAVGAPPDVLNTVGQDWGLAGFNAGGLEAQSFVPFADMLAASMRHAGAIRLDHVLGLKRLYLVPRGFKPDNGAYVQMPFEALLGAVVRESAAHKCIVIGEDLGTVPEGFRETMQDFGIWSYLVMMFERDDAGRFRNADHYRPNALVTLNTHDLCTYAGWRSFSDLKMKRSLGLDPGENDQARWDALGRLDEILRQNGINANDLYSVLAFLSRTPSRLLAVSLEDLLGVIDQPNIPGTIDEHPNWRQRLPVALDKIAAKVDVTALKAATRERSLTGGS from the coding sequence ATGGATCTTTTAGCTCAAGCCCGGATCAAGGGCGTTCAGTCCGAATTCGTCGATGCCCTCGGAAAGCTGCGGGTCACCGATCCCGTGGCCCTCAAATCCATCCTCGAGGCCCTGCCGGAGAAGCGGGTTTACCGCTTCGTCGGCGGGCCCGTGGTGGTGCGCGCCCTGGGACATCCGCGCACCGAATTGAGGACAATCGGCGCGCCGCCGCTGCAATGGACATTGCGCGCAAACGGCAATGTGATCGCGCAAGGCGAGACCCACGAGCCCGTGATCGCCTGGCCCGCCGGCCTGCCGCTCGGTTATCACCGGTTGACGCTGACCGATGCCAAGGGTGTTGCGGAAGAGGTGCCGATGATCGTGGCGCCCGAACGCGCCTTCGGCGGCGATTTCGCCCGTGGCTGGCTGCTTGCCGTGCAGCTCTACAGCGTCCGCTCGGACCGCAATTGGGGCATTGGCGATTTCACCGACCTCGCCGATCTCGTTCGGCTCGCCAGGCAGCTCGGCGCCGATGGCGTCGGGCTCAATCCGCTGCATGTCCTGTTCGACAACCACCCCGCCGATTGCAGCCCCTATTCGCCGAACAGCCGGCTGTTTCTCAACCCGCTCTATATCGACGTCGAGGCGATCCCGGAATTTTCCGCCGACCTCGTCCCCGACGCGGCTGCGACCGCCGCGCGGCTGCGCGAAGGCGATCGCGTGCCCTATGCGGACATGGCGGCGCTGAAATGGCTCGGCCTGCGCGCCGCCTACAACAGTTTCGTGACAAGCGCGAGCGAGGCGCGCCGCAAGGAATTCGACGCCTTCCGCGCGGACCGCGCGCCGCTGTTGTCCCGCTTTGCCTGCTTCGAGGTGCTGCGGCATCGCTTCTCCGGGCCTTGGTGGGAGTGGCCGCAAGAGTGGCAGCAGCCGGATGAAGCCAAATGCGCCGAGCTCCGCAACGGTCCCGACAAGCGCGAGGTCGAGTTCGTCGAATTCGTGCAATGGACGGCCGATAGCCAATTGCATGCCGCCAAGGAATTGGCCGGCCTGCTGGGCATGCGCGTCGGGCTCTATCTCGACGTCGCCGTCGGCGTGCAGTCCAACGGCTTCGACGCCTGGAACGAGCAGATGGCGATTTCGCGCCATCTCGCCGTCGGCGCGCCGCCCGACGTGCTCAACACCGTCGGACAGGATTGGGGCCTTGCCGGCTTCAATGCCGGTGGTCTGGAGGCGCAATCCTTCGTGCCATTCGCCGACATGTTGGCCGCCTCGATGCGCCATGCCGGCGCGATCCGGCTCGATCACGTGCTGGGCTTGAAGCGGCTGTATCTGGTGCCGCGCGGCTTCAAGCCGGACAACGGCGCCTATGTGCAGATGCCGTTCGAGGCGTTGCTCGGCGCCGTGGTGCGCGAGAGCGCGGCGCACAAATGCATCGTGATCGGCGAGGACCTCGGCACCGTGCCGGAAGGTTTCCGCGAGACCATGCAGGATTTCGGCATCTGGTCCTACCTCGTCATGATGTTCGAGCGCGACGATGCCGGCCGCTTCCGCAATGCCGACCATTACCGGCCCAACGCGCTGGTCACGCTGAACACGCATGATCTGTGCACCTACGCCGGCTGGCGCTCCTTCAGCGATCTCAAGATGAAGCGCTCGCTCGGGCTCGACCCCGGCGAGAACGACCAGGCGCGCTGGGATGCGCTCGGCAGGCTCGACGAGATCCTGCGCCAGAACGGCATCAACGCCAACGATCTCTATTCGGTGCTTGCCTTCCTGTCGCGGACGCCGTCGCGTCTGCTGGCGGTGTCGCTGGAGGATCTGCTCGGCGTGATTGACCAGCCCAACATTCCCGGTACGATCGATGAGCATCCGAACTGGCGCCAGCGCCTGCCGGTGGCGCTCGACAAGATCGCCGCCAAGGTCGATGTTACGGCCTTGAAGGCGGCGACGCGGGAACGCTCGTTGACCGGCGGGAGTTGA
- a CDS encoding HAD family hydrolase, with amino-acid sequence MTKISLVVSDVDGTLLTKDKTLTERARSAVQRLHKAGIGFTITSSRPAIGMRFLVEPLALWLPIGPFNGSSIVDPEMHAVEQHLIPASAAERSLQILREFGADIWLFTTDKWLIDQPSGKYVAHEQHTIRSDPTIVTDFSPYLASACKIVGASADAAGLERCEKAMQEALGSAATAVRSQTYYLDITPPGFDKGTFVQAMAKRLGISTDAVATIGDMQNDLAMFRVSGTSIAMGNATDSVKDQATHVTATNEQDGFAEAMEVILKRNGVG; translated from the coding sequence ATGACGAAAATCTCACTGGTCGTCTCCGACGTCGACGGCACGCTGCTGACCAAGGACAAGACGCTGACGGAGCGCGCGCGGTCCGCGGTCCAGCGGCTGCACAAGGCCGGCATCGGCTTCACCATCACCTCCAGCCGCCCCGCGATCGGCATGCGGTTCCTGGTCGAGCCGCTGGCGCTCTGGCTGCCGATCGGCCCGTTCAACGGCTCCTCGATCGTCGATCCCGAGATGCATGCGGTCGAGCAGCACCTGATCCCGGCGAGCGCCGCCGAACGGTCCTTGCAGATCCTCCGGGAGTTCGGCGCCGACATCTGGCTCTTCACCACCGACAAATGGCTGATCGACCAACCGAGCGGCAAATACGTCGCGCACGAGCAGCACACGATCCGCTCCGACCCCACCATCGTGACGGATTTCTCGCCGTACCTTGCGAGCGCCTGCAAGATCGTCGGCGCCAGCGCCGATGCGGCCGGCCTCGAGCGCTGCGAGAAGGCGATGCAGGAGGCGCTGGGCAGCGCGGCCACCGCGGTGCGCTCGCAGACCTATTATCTCGACATCACGCCGCCCGGCTTCGACAAGGGCACCTTCGTGCAAGCCATGGCCAAGCGCCTTGGTATTTCCACCGACGCGGTCGCCACCATCGGCGACATGCAGAACGACCTCGCGATGTTCCGCGTCAGCGGCACCTCGATCGCCATGGGCAATGCCACCGACAGCGTCAAGGACCAGGCCACCCACGTCACCGCGACCAACGAACAGGACGGTTTTGCGGAGGCGATGGAGGTGATCTTGAAGCGGAACGGGGTGGGCTGA
- the pgl gene encoding 6-phosphogluconolactonase, translating into MAAADQPKLIVAADAEALAQAAAERVMARISANPGRIAICLTGGSSPKKLYQLLGSEAYRGEIPWDRVHWFIGDERFVPSSDPLNNMAVARATFLDRNAPSGHIHPIPTTAESPEAGAEAYARELQSFYSAKSLDPARPLFDMVLMGAGPDGHTASLFPGYPAIEETARWVVGVPKANVAPFVPRVSLTLPALASCREMLFEIAGHDKQPILTRLLNGETLPAVRARSNGETVWLVDQAALPEGIRGGR; encoded by the coding sequence ATGGCAGCGGCCGACCAGCCGAAGCTGATCGTCGCGGCCGACGCCGAGGCGCTGGCGCAGGCCGCAGCCGAACGGGTGATGGCGCGGATATCAGCCAATCCCGGGCGGATCGCGATCTGCCTCACCGGCGGCTCCAGCCCGAAGAAGCTCTATCAATTGCTCGGCAGCGAGGCGTATCGCGGCGAGATCCCGTGGGACCGCGTGCACTGGTTCATCGGTGACGAGCGTTTCGTGCCTTCGAGCGATCCCCTCAACAACATGGCAGTCGCGCGCGCGACCTTTCTCGACCGCAATGCGCCGTCCGGGCATATTCACCCGATCCCGACCACGGCTGAGAGCCCCGAAGCGGGTGCCGAGGCCTATGCGCGCGAGCTTCAGTCCTTCTACAGCGCCAAAAGCCTCGATCCTGCACGGCCGCTGTTCGACATGGTCCTGATGGGCGCGGGCCCGGACGGCCACACCGCCTCGCTCTTCCCCGGCTACCCCGCGATCGAGGAGACCGCACGCTGGGTGGTCGGCGTCCCCAAGGCCAATGTCGCGCCGTTCGTGCCGCGGGTCTCGCTGACCCTGCCCGCCTTGGCCTCCTGCCGCGAAATGCTGTTCGAGATTGCCGGGCACGACAAGCAGCCGATCTTGACGCGCCTGCTCAATGGCGAGACTCTGCCGGCTGTACGCGCGCGCTCGAATGGTGAGACCGTCTGGCTGGTCGACCAGGCCGCGCTTCCGGAGGGAATTCGTGGCGGGCGTTGA
- a CDS encoding glycoside hydrolase family 15 protein, whose amino-acid sequence MAQRIEDYALIGDCETAALVGRDGSIDWLCWPAFDSDACFAAILGTHKNGRWLIAPGEDITSISRRYLGNTLILETRFETRSGTVALIDFMPPRGKASDIVRLVRGLSGTVKMRMELVIRFGFGVDIPWVRRIDHSLLAIAGQDMTVLRTPVETRGEDLTTVSDFDVKAGETVPFVLTYGPSHLDPPVPIDPEIAFQETAKFWDEWCSRCTRDGEYHDLIVRSLITLKALTFAPTGGIVAAPTTSLPEKLGGARNWDYRFCWLRDATFTLLALMNSGYTEEALAWHNWLLRAAAGSPANMQIMYGIWGQRRLLEWEAGWLDGYEGAQPVRIGNAAHAQLQLDVYGELIDAFHQSRMAKLKLKLKLDDETTWALECAVLNHLAEVWDHPDNGIWELRGQPKHYVFSKVMTWVAFDRGIKSAETFGFKAPLLHWRALREAIHRDVCNKGFDAEENAFVDFYGSKLLDASVLLLPAVGFLPPSDPRIRGTIAAVEKHMMRDGFVLRHDPREVSEETQPIEGAFLACSLWLADAHVLAGDLDKAQALLDRVVGIANDVGLLAEEYDSGARRQTGNFPQALTHIALINTAHNLSAARQESEKPAVQRSK is encoded by the coding sequence TTGGCTCAGAGGATCGAGGACTATGCGCTGATCGGCGATTGCGAGACCGCAGCGCTGGTCGGGCGCGACGGCTCGATCGACTGGCTGTGCTGGCCGGCCTTCGATTCCGATGCCTGCTTTGCCGCGATCCTCGGCACGCACAAGAACGGCCGGTGGCTGATCGCGCCGGGCGAGGACATCACCTCCATCTCGCGCCGCTATCTCGGCAACACCCTCATCCTCGAAACGCGCTTCGAGACCAGGAGCGGCACCGTTGCGCTGATCGACTTCATGCCGCCGCGCGGCAAGGCCTCCGACATCGTGCGGCTGGTCCGCGGCCTCAGCGGCACGGTGAAGATGCGGATGGAGCTTGTCATCCGCTTCGGCTTCGGCGTCGACATTCCCTGGGTGCGACGCATCGACCATTCGCTGCTGGCGATCGCCGGCCAGGACATGACGGTGCTGCGCACCCCGGTGGAGACCCGCGGCGAGGATCTCACCACGGTCTCCGACTTCGACGTGAAGGCGGGTGAGACCGTGCCGTTCGTGCTGACCTACGGCCCCTCGCATCTCGATCCGCCCGTGCCGATCGATCCGGAGATCGCCTTCCAGGAGACCGCGAAATTCTGGGACGAATGGTGCAGCCGCTGCACCCGCGACGGCGAATATCACGATCTGATCGTACGCTCGCTGATCACGCTGAAGGCGCTGACCTTCGCCCCCACCGGCGGCATCGTTGCGGCGCCCACCACCTCGTTGCCGGAAAAGCTCGGCGGCGCGAGGAATTGGGATTACCGCTTCTGCTGGCTGCGCGATGCGACCTTCACGCTGCTGGCGCTGATGAACTCGGGTTACACCGAGGAAGCATTGGCCTGGCACAATTGGCTGCTGCGCGCGGCGGCAGGCTCGCCGGCGAACATGCAGATCATGTACGGCATCTGGGGCCAGCGGCGTCTGCTGGAATGGGAAGCGGGCTGGCTCGACGGTTATGAGGGCGCCCAGCCGGTGCGCATCGGCAACGCCGCGCATGCGCAGCTCCAGCTCGACGTCTACGGCGAACTGATCGACGCCTTCCATCAGTCGCGCATGGCCAAGCTCAAGCTCAAGCTCAAGCTCGACGACGAGACGACCTGGGCGCTGGAATGCGCCGTGCTCAACCATCTCGCCGAGGTCTGGGACCATCCCGACAACGGCATCTGGGAGCTGCGTGGACAGCCGAAGCACTACGTGTTCTCCAAGGTCATGACCTGGGTCGCCTTCGACCGCGGCATCAAGAGCGCCGAGACCTTTGGCTTCAAGGCGCCGCTCCTGCATTGGCGTGCCCTGCGCGAAGCCATTCATCGCGATGTCTGCAACAAGGGATTTGACGCAGAGGAGAATGCCTTCGTCGACTTCTATGGTTCAAAGCTGCTCGATGCCAGCGTGCTGCTGCTGCCGGCCGTCGGCTTCCTGCCGCCATCGGACCCGCGCATTCGGGGCACCATCGCCGCCGTCGAGAAACACATGATGCGCGACGGTTTTGTGCTGCGCCACGATCCGCGCGAAGTGTCCGAGGAGACGCAGCCGATCGAGGGCGCGTTCCTGGCGTGCAGCCTGTGGCTGGCCGACGCGCATGTGCTGGCGGGCGATCTCGACAAGGCGCAAGCCTTGCTCGACCGCGTGGTCGGCATCGCGAACGATGTCGGCCTCCTGGCTGAAGAATATGATTCAGGCGCCCGGCGCCAGACCGGCAATTTCCCGCAGGCCTTGACCCACATCGCGCTGATCAACACCGCGCACAATCTCTCGGCCGCGAGGCAGGAGAGCGAGAAGCCGGCGGTGCAGCGGTCGAAGTAA
- a CDS encoding maltotransferase domain-containing protein, whose product MNKTIQTVESAAAGGAFLIEDIYPSIDGGRFAVKRIAGERVDVWADIYRDGDAVIGAALIWRGEQDREWRSEPMIHHGNDRWSGAFTPVEPGQYVYAIEAWTDEFATWSHGVERKRRAGADVSLDAIEGAGLLTKAHGARQDAAAVIVKQCEDYLQTGDVGSLLAADLGAAMAESQSRPDLTRSQNFPLIVDRDKARFGAWYQMMPRSQSQSPGRHGTLRDCIARVPDIAAMGFDVLYFTPIHPIGRTRRKGRNNAPVATEGDPGSPYAIGTAEGGHDALHPELGTIEDFRALVATCLEYGLELALDFAVQCSPDHPWLTQHPEWFKWRPDRSVRTADDPYSDIVIPDFASVDRAGLWNAFRDAMLFWIDHGVTIFAIDNHDTAPLPFWEWLISDIRRRHPEVILFSKTFARPKLMKGLAKLGFAQSFSYFPWRTAKWELEQYLGELTRYPERDFYRANLFVSTPDLLPYHLQGGEPWAFKSRVALAATLSGSYGIYSGFELLEHDAIPGREEYLDSEKYQIKPRDWDRPGNIKTYIAALNRIRNDNAALQQTENLRFLGVEDGETIAFAKEAADPANTVVAVIALSGHVREVWLPLGDLTIDAGDARRHVTALENLITGELSRIEWGGIRLYIDPDRDPAPLFRCLA is encoded by the coding sequence GTGAACAAGACAATTCAAACTGTCGAGAGTGCCGCAGCCGGCGGCGCTTTCCTCATCGAAGATATCTATCCCTCGATCGACGGCGGCCGTTTCGCCGTGAAGCGTATTGCGGGCGAACGGGTCGACGTCTGGGCGGACATCTATCGCGACGGCGACGCGGTGATCGGTGCCGCACTGATCTGGCGAGGAGAGCAGGACCGGGAATGGCGGAGCGAGCCGATGATCCATCACGGCAATGACCGCTGGTCCGGCGCGTTCACCCCCGTCGAGCCCGGCCAATATGTCTATGCGATCGAAGCGTGGACCGACGAGTTCGCCACCTGGTCGCACGGGGTTGAGCGCAAGCGGCGCGCCGGTGCGGACGTCAGCCTCGACGCGATCGAGGGCGCCGGCCTCCTGACCAAGGCACATGGCGCCCGGCAGGACGCCGCGGCGGTCATCGTGAAGCAATGCGAGGACTATCTTCAGACCGGCGATGTCGGCTCGCTGCTTGCAGCCGATCTCGGCGCGGCCATGGCCGAGAGCCAGTCACGGCCCGACCTGACCCGCTCGCAGAACTTCCCGCTGATCGTCGACCGCGACAAAGCGCGCTTCGGCGCCTGGTATCAGATGATGCCGCGCAGCCAGAGCCAGAGTCCCGGCCGGCATGGCACGCTGCGTGACTGCATCGCGCGCGTGCCCGACATCGCCGCGATGGGCTTTGACGTGCTCTACTTCACGCCCATCCACCCCATTGGCCGCACCCGCCGCAAGGGCCGCAACAATGCGCCGGTGGCGACCGAAGGCGATCCCGGCTCGCCCTATGCGATCGGCACGGCCGAGGGCGGGCACGATGCACTGCATCCCGAGCTCGGCACGATCGAGGATTTCCGCGCGCTGGTCGCGACCTGTCTCGAATACGGCCTCGAGCTCGCGCTCGACTTCGCCGTGCAATGCTCGCCGGACCATCCCTGGCTGACGCAGCATCCGGAATGGTTCAAATGGCGGCCGGACCGCTCGGTGCGGACGGCGGATGATCCCTATTCGGACATCGTCATCCCCGATTTCGCCTCCGTCGACCGGGCCGGGCTGTGGAACGCGTTTCGCGATGCCATGCTGTTCTGGATCGACCACGGCGTCACCATCTTCGCCATCGACAATCACGACACCGCGCCGCTTCCGTTCTGGGAGTGGCTGATCAGCGACATCCGCCGCCGCCATCCCGAGGTGATCCTGTTCTCCAAGACCTTTGCGCGGCCGAAGCTGATGAAGGGCCTCGCCAAGCTTGGCTTTGCACAGTCCTTCAGCTATTTCCCCTGGCGCACGGCGAAGTGGGAGCTGGAGCAATATCTGGGCGAGCTGACCCGCTATCCCGAGCGCGATTTCTACCGGGCGAACCTGTTCGTGAGCACGCCCGACCTGCTGCCCTATCATCTCCAGGGCGGTGAGCCCTGGGCGTTCAAGTCGCGGGTCGCGCTGGCCGCGACGCTGTCCGGCAGTTACGGCATCTACAGCGGGTTCGAGCTGCTGGAGCATGACGCGATTCCCGGCCGCGAAGAATATCTTGATTCCGAGAAATACCAGATCAAGCCGCGCGACTGGGACCGGCCCGGCAACATCAAGACCTACATCGCCGCGCTCAATCGCATCCGCAACGATAACGCCGCGCTTCAGCAAACGGAGAATCTGCGCTTCCTCGGCGTCGAGGACGGCGAGACGATCGCCTTTGCCAAGGAGGCGGCCGATCCAGCCAACACCGTCGTCGCGGTCATCGCCCTCTCGGGCCATGTCCGCGAAGTCTGGTTGCCGCTGGGCGACCTCACCATCGACGCCGGCGACGCACGCCGCCACGTCACCGCACTCGAAAATCTCATCACAGGCGAACTGTCCCGCATCGAATGGGGCGGGATCAGATTATATATCGATCCCGACCGCGACCCGGCGCCGCTGTTCCGCTGCCTGGCGTAA